GTTTTGCACAGTTCGTCGAGGTCAGCGGCATTCGTGCGGCATTTGTCGTTGACCGCTTTACCGACGGCAAACACGCCTCGCGCATCAACTACGAATCCATCGAATACAACAAACGTATTCCCGATTCGATCTTCGTCAAACCCGCCAATCTAAAAGAGGCAAAACGCGACATCAAGCTGTGAGCCGCGAATTGCCTCTGAATTGAATTCGCCTAAACGAAGGCGAAGTCGAACTGCGCCTGATGTGCCGAGCGGTCAGAGGCGAGGTCCACGTTGCCCAGCATATCTTCGATCTCCTCCAAGACGGCTCGCTCGGTAGAGCGAAGAGCCTTTGCGACCTCAGGATGCACGCGAAGCGTTGTGTGCCGAACGTCCTCGACGTCACGCGACAGGCGGCGTGCTTCGGCGAGTATCTCGTAGCAGACGGTTGTCGGCGATTTCACCCAGCCTGAACCTTCGCAGTTCTCGCACGGCGTACACATCGTCCTTTCGAGCGATTGTTTGACGCGCTTTCTGGTCATGATAATGAGCCCGAAATCGTTGAACGACAGCACCTTGGTCGGCGAGCGGTCCGATTGCAGGGCCTCCTGCAGTGCCTTCTGGACCTTGTGCCTATTGCGGCGGTCTTCCATGTCGATCAGGTCGAGCACGATGATGCCGCCGAGGTCGCGAAGCCGTATCTGGCGTGCGATCTCATCGACCGCTTCCATGTTCGTCTTCGTAATGGTGTCCTCGAGGCGTGCGTTGCCCTTGCCGACGAATTTGCCGGTGTTCACGTCGATCGCGACGAGTGCCTCGGTCTGGTTAATTACCAGATAGCCGCCCGATTTCAGCCATACGCGGGGCTTCAGTGCCTTGTCGATCTCTTCCTGAACGCCGTAGTAATCGAGGATGGGCTCGTCCCGCGTGTACAGCTTGATGCGGTTGACCATCTTCGGATGGATGAGGTTGATGAACTCGACCGTGCGGAGATATTCCTCTTCGCTGTCCACGCGGATCGCCGTGAAATCATCAGAAAGCTGATCGCGCAGTATCCGCTGGACGAGGTCCAGGTCCTGGTGGACCAACGCCGGCGACTTACGCTTTTCCGAACGCTTTTTAGCGTCAAGCCACGTTTTGACGAGGTATTTCGCATCGTTGCGAAGCTCGTCCTCGGGTATGCCAATGCCCGCGGTGCGAACGATAAATCCTCCCGACGTAATTTCCGGATCCTGACGGATCTTTTGGATCAGCGTCCGCAGACGGCCGCGTTCGCTGGACGATTCTATCTTTCGCGAAACGCCCAAATGCTCGATCGTCGGCATATAGACCAAAAAACGGCCCGGCAGAGCGATGTGCGACGTGATGCGTGCGCCTTTCTTTGCGATGGGCTCTTTGGCGATCTGAACGATTATCTCCTGGCCTTCGCGGAGTAGGTCCGAGATGGCGGGCATGGGCGGACGCTCGCGGCGGTCGAAACGCTTGCCGTTGTCTTTGCCTTTGTCGCGGTCACGATCACGGTCCTTGTCGCGATCCCTGTCGCGGCTTTCACCGCGGTCTTTGTCACGGGCTTCGCGGTTGTCGCGGTTGTCGCGGTCGCGTCCGCCGCGTTTGTTGCGGCCGCGGTCTGATCGTTCCGGCCGTGTGTCGGCTACAGGTTCTTCCGATCCTTCCACTGCTGCCTCTTCTGCGGGAACCTCGTCAGTTCCCGGAGTCTCTTCTGCGGCGACGGGTTCTTCGGCTGCAGCTTCTACGGGCTCGGGCTCGCTCATTACGTCCGCGAAGCCCTCGATAACTTCAGTTTCATCGAGTTCGTCCAGAGCCTCCGCCATCTTGTTCCTAGCACCGCCGCGGCGTTTTCCGCGGCCGCCTCGGCGAACCGCCATTTCTGCTGTGTCTGAGGATTCACGAAGCGAAGCCTCGGCATCTTCCAGCGGCTCGTCCTCTTTTTTCTTTCTGCCTCTGGTGGTTTTCGCCTTTGCAGCTGCCGGCTTTTTCGTCGCCGCACGCTTGGCCTTCGGCTTTTCTTCCGCGGGCGTCTCTGCAGCTTCGGTATCGTCTTTCTTGCGGCGGCCGCGTTTTTTAGGCTCGGGTTTGGCTTCGGGCTCGTCCTCGTCGGCGATGCGTTCGAATCCGTTTCCGTCGCCTTTCGCGTTTGCCAGCAGCGAACCGACCTCCGCTTCCGCAGTGCTGTCGTCAAAACTGAATTCAATAGCGCGCACGCTTTCAACTATCGCTTCCTGAACGTACGCGTCCTTGAACATCTCGCCGGTGTCGGCGTCATCGTCGGCGATGCGTTCAAAGCCCGAAGCGTCCGGGTCTTTGTCAAGTATGGTGCCGGCGGCTATCGCCTCAGAACGACCGACCCTTTCGACTGACTCGACATCTGCTGTATCGTCTGCCGGGGCTTCGACTGCTTCAGCCGGTTCTTCACGGCGTCCGCGTCCGCGTTTACCGCGATCGCTGCGTCCGCTTCTCGCTTCATCTGCGGCGACTATGGTCGCGTCCTCGTCAACGACGGCACCCGATTCGGCGATCGGTTCGACGATCTCCTGAACGGACTCCATCTGTTTTTCGCGTTCGATGCGGCCGCGTTCGATCTGTTCGTTGGCAGCCTTTTTGGCGTCTTCGGGCGAGGTTTTCTTGCCCTTTTCGGTGACGATGCGTTCGATCTCTTCGTCCTCATCGAAGAAATCGGAAACATAGAGGAACGCATCGCGTTCCAGCCCGATATCGACAAAAGCCGACTGCATTCCGGGCAGGACGCGCATAACGCGACCCTTGTAAACATTGCCTGCGACGCCTGAATTCTCCTCGCCGCGTTCGATGTAAAATTCGGTGACCTTGCCATTATCCAGAATGGCGATCTTTTTTTCGCGTCCGTTGACGCTTACGATCATTTCTTTAGACATATTTTGTCCCTGTATTTTGATTTAGGGATCCAGACGGTGCGGAAAACGGATGGAGCTATCGCAGATCTTACTGCCGGCAAGAAGCAGGGCGCACGTTGGCCTTACAACTTTGTTCCGTAAATGGATTCCGGGCAGAAAAGTGAGAACGAATGTTCACGTTGGGATCTGTTTGACGCGGAGATGCGGCCTCCTTTTCGCCTTTCTCCGTGGGGAGCGACGGGCAGTCATATAAAACGCCGTGCTCAAACCCTATCAATAACTCTCATTCACGGCCTCCGTCGGCCGAAAAGATCTTTTTCGTATCCGCGGCCACAGGCGCAATGCCAAAACCGCAAACCGCAAGCAGTATAAACAATTACGGGAAATGAGTAAACCGACCTTTGAGTATTATTTTGCCGCAGATCTGCTGCAGATCTGCTGCAGATTGGCTTGGGCCGCCGCAACGGGCTAGAATGTAATTCCCCGAGCGCCCGATGGAAGTACAATTTCAATTCATTACCGACCCTGAAGCACTAGAAAAAGCGTGCAAAGAGATATCCGACGCCGCCGACCTCGGTTTTGACGTCGAAACGACGGAACTCGACCCGTACAAAGGCGATCTGCGTCTCGTGCAGCTCAGCGACGGACGCCGGACGAAGGTCATCGACCTATACGCTTTTCGTAAATTCGGCGGCCTTGCGACGCAGTCCGAGCTTGCCCCGCTGCGCAAACTGTTAGCCGCCGAACGCCCGACAAAGATCGCACACAACGCGAAATTTGACGCGAAATGGACGCGGCATCATCTCGGCGTCGAAACGGGCGGGCTTTACGATACGTATCTCGCGAGCGTTCTGATCGATGCCGGAACGGGCGAACGCAGGCACGGCTTAGCGGACGTCGTGCAGTTCTTTCTGCAGAAAACGCTCGACAAGACCGAGCAGGTCAGCGATTGGGGCGCCGAGGACCTGACGCAGGCTCAGGCAGAATACGCCGCACGCGACGCTGCCGTGATGCCGGAGCTGAAGGCGAAAATAGACGAACGCATCGCGGCGGACGGGCTGCAGCAAGTTCTGAAACTTGAGAACGAATGCGTGATGCCGGTCGCGGAAATGGAGCTGAACGGCTTTTTCCTCGATGCGGAACGCTGGCGCGAACAGCTCGCCGTAAAAGAGGCCGAACAGGCGGCCGCGGGAAAGGAACTGCAGTCGATGCTCGCAGCCGGCGTTGCACAGGCGTCGCTTTTCGGCACTACGGAGATAAATCTGGATTCGCAGCAGCAGGTCGCGGCGGCTCTTTCGGGCCTCGGAATTCCGATGCCTGCATCGACCAGCCGCTGGCAGCTTCAGCCGCTCGCGGAGCAGTATCCGCAGATCGCTAAACTGCTCGAATACCGCGCCGCCGCAAAGGCCGCGGGAAGTTTCGGCGAGAACATCCTGGAATTCATCGAACCGAAAACCGGCCGCATTCATGCCGATTTTCGCCAGATCGGTGCACCGACAGGGCGTTTTTCGTGCTCAAATCCGAACCTGCAGCAGATACCGCACGAGGACGTTTACCGCCGCTGTTTTCGCGCCGAAGAGGGAAACAAGCTGGTCGTCGCGGATTATTCGCAGATCGAGCTGCGGATACTTGCTGAAATGTCCGCCGATGCTGCCTTCATCGCGGCATTTGAATCTGGTGCCGACCTCCACGCGGCGACGGCGGCACGCGTTTTCGGCGTCGAGCCTGACGCCGTCACGCCCGATCAGCGGTCTTTTGCCAAGCGGCTGAATTTCGGTGTGGTTTACGGCATCGGAGCACAGCGTTTTGCAAAGATGACGGGACTTTCCGACCGCGAGGCAGAGAACGCACTGCGGCGTTATTTCGCCTCGTATCCGCAAATGGACGAATGGCTAAGGGTGCGTTCGAAAGAGGTCATCTCGTCGCGGGCCGCCAGAACGATGTCCGGCCGTCTGGCGAAGATCGAACTCGATCCGGCGGACCGCGCGTCCGTCGGTGCGGCGCAGCGTTACGCACGCAATATGCCGATACAGGGAACCTCGGCGGATATTTTGAAACGTGCTCTTCGGCTGCTGCACGAACGCATTCGCGAAACGTCCGCTCGGCTGGTCAACATCGTCCACGACGAGATCGTGGTTGAATGCGCCGCCGCCGATGCCGAAACGACACGCGACATTCTTGTTGACGCGATGACGAAAGCGGGCGAGGAATTCGTCAAAAAGGTTCCTATAAAGGTAGATGCGGCGATCGCCGACGAATGGACAAAATAGCGATATGTGCGGCAGATACGCGATGAACGCGGAGCAAAAGGAGCTTTACACGGCCATCCCGTGGCTGGAGGGCGACGAGTATTTTGACATTCACGGCTATCGCACGCGGCCCGAGATATTTCCCGGAACGCCGATCCTCGCCGTCAATAATGAACGCCGTGCCGAAGACCTATTCTGGACCATCGCAGACAAAACGTGGGAAGGAAAACCCGTGAAGGTGATCAACGCCAAGAGCGAGACGGTCAATCGCGTGCCGATGTTCAAGGATGGTTTTCGCAATGATCGCGTACTGATACCGGCAACCGGATTTTTCGAGTGGGACGCCGAAAAACGCAAGCATCTATTCACGTTTGACGAGCCGATCTTTACTTTCGGCGGCATCGCCCGAACATGCGAGATAAAGGCGAACCGACACGCTGTACCGTCATCTTGACGACAGAGGCGAACAACGTCGTCCGTCCCATACATCCGAAAAACCGCATGCCGGTCGTCATCCACGCGTACGACCGCGAGAAATGGCTGGCGGACGACACGCCTTTTGAGGAACTGCAAAGAATGATGAGCCCCGCCGCGGACGGCGAAACGCACGTCCAGCCCTACGAATCGCCGAGCTGAGTCTTTATCTCTTCGATCGCTGTCAGCAGCGTATTTTTGATCTCTTCCAGATGATCTTCCGTATCGGCCTCGCAGCGGACGACCAGCATTTCCTGCGTGTTCGAAGGCCGCACCAAGCCCCAACCGTGTTCGAAATCGATACGCGCACCGTCGATAGTGTTCACGTTATGATCGCGGCCGAAGCGCTCGGCGATCGCGTCGGAAACGCGGAATTTGATGTCGTCGCTG
This sequence is a window from Acidobacteriota bacterium. Protein-coding genes within it:
- a CDS encoding Rne/Rng family ribonuclease, with product MSKEMIVSVNGREKKIAILDNGKVTEFYIERGEENSGVAGNVYKGRVMRVLPGMQSAFVDIGLERDAFLYVSDFFDEDEEIERIVTEKGKKTSPEDAKKAANEQIERGRIEREKQMESVQEIVEPIAESGAVVDEDATIVAADEARSGRSDRGKRGRGRREEPAEAVEAPADDTADVESVERVGRSEAIAAGTILDKDPDASGFERIADDDADTGEMFKDAYVQEAIVESVRAIEFSFDDSTAEAEVGSLLANAKGDGNGFERIADEDEPEAKPEPKKRGRRKKDDTEAAETPAEEKPKAKRAATKKPAAAKAKTTRGRKKKEDEPLEDAEASLRESSDTAEMAVRRGGRGKRRGGARNKMAEALDELDETEVIEGFADVMSEPEPVEAAAEEPVAAEETPGTDEVPAEEAAVEGSEEPVADTRPERSDRGRNKRGGRDRDNRDNREARDKDRGESRDRDRDKDRDRDRDKGKDNGKRFDRRERPPMPAISDLLREGQEIIVQIAKEPIAKKGARITSHIALPGRFLVYMPTIEHLGVSRKIESSSERGRLRTLIQKIRQDPEITSGGFIVRTAGIGIPEDELRNDAKYLVKTWLDAKKRSEKRKSPALVHQDLDLVQRILRDQLSDDFTAIRVDSEEEYLRTVEFINLIHPKMVNRIKLYTRDEPILDYYGVQEEIDKALKPRVWLKSGGYLVINQTEALVAIDVNTGKFVGKGNARLEDTITKTNMEAVDEIARQIRLRDLGGIIVLDLIDMEDRRNRHKVQKALQEALQSDRSPTKVLSFNDFGLIIMTRKRVKQSLERTMCTPCENCEGSGWVKSPTTVCYEILAEARRLSRDVEDVRHTTLRVHPEVAKALRSTERAVLEEIEDMLGNVDLASDRSAHQAQFDFAFV
- a CDS encoding SOS response-associated peptidase family protein — encoded protein: MCGRYAMNAEQKELYTAIPWLEGDEYFDIHGYRTRPEIFPGTPILAVNNERRAEDLFWTIADKTWEGKPVKVINAKSETVNRVPMFKDGFRNDRVLIPATGFFEWDAEKRKHLFTFDEPIFTFGGIARTCEIKANRHAVPSS
- a CDS encoding SOS response-associated peptidase family protein, with product MTTEANNVVRPIHPKNRMPVVIHAYDREKWLADDTPFEELQRMMSPAADGETHVQPYESPS